The sequence TATTACGCTAGATATAGCCTTTTTATACAGCATGAAGTCAGCCCTTCTATCCCGCATGTCAGATTTCAAAACGTCATAAACAGCTGATAGTGAAcaaatctcgcgtgatttttgaaaacgtcgtaagtccaaatgagagactctctttcattacgctctctttcactaatatcaaagctagttttgcatttattgcaatatttccacctcaacacgctagacaaagcaattttcttcagatctctgttaaaaaatccgatgtaaatgttagtatggcttcgtaataatcgaaagagaaagtaaacaaagagagcctctcttttggacttacgacgttttcaaaaatcacgcgagaaataaaacaaaattaaaaatcgGCGCCAAAATTTGTACTACCaataatatataaaattttgatatttttgccaGATTACAACTGAataacaataattattattgtcCAATTTTTACGCACTTGGCACAGTTTTGTATATCATCGCTAATTAGCAAATACAGTGCTTACGTGGGTCACAATATGAATATAGTGAACTCACCGCCAGCTTATCAGACCAGCGTCGCCCAGAAATCTCGTGCGAAAATCGCTGCCCATCATCGGTTCAAATATGGATCCCCAAAACTAGTGGACATGATGCGAGAAGTAAGTTACCCTGCAAGACCCAGAAAGAATCTAAACACTTACCTTTGCGTGCTCGTAGAAATGTCGACTTCGTATCAAAGAGGCCCGCAGCGACCACTTGCTGCGAAAGCGGAACATCGTGCAGGAGGAAAAAGCTCTGCTGGAGTCCATCGTTCGCCAGGAGCTGTCCGAACTGGAGCAAGACATTGCACTGCAGGAGTTAATCTTCCAGGAGTTGATTGCCGAAACTGATGAATGGTTGTTCGAAGAGTACGAACGATCCGAATGTTACCAGATCGATGAATTCGGGGAGGAAGTGGTATTTTGCCCCTTCTGTCAGAAAGATAAGCTGGTTCAGATGGGGGATAGCGCTGCGATGCGATGTTCGTGCGGTGTCATGATTAAACATTCGGGTGGAATCGAGGGAATCGGAATGGCTGTCCGGAATGCACTCCAGGAGCATAATACACGGTGTGATTCCGAAATGCAGTTCTTTCTCGAGCCAGACGACGTTGATAAAAGCTTTGGATGGTTGAATGCTTTATGTCCCAGCTGCGATTATTGCAGAAGTTTAACTAATTAAGTTTGATATGTTTTGGATATTTGATTAGTTTATTGCAGTACCTATTAAGTAATATGTTTTGGATATGTTTTAAATCATTCTTGTAAGTTGTTatgcatatttttttgtttttgacgtaCAATTTAATctttgaaaatatataaaaattgcTTGACTTCGATTACATTTGTTTTATAATTGTCTCTATTTATAATCTTGTTTATAGTCTCATTTCTTTTTAATACGCCGCATAGAGAAGGTCAAATCGAATCGGCTTTGACCGTCTTTTCGACGTCACTGATACACGGTGTTGTTATGGTAAACGCATGTGCACATCAGGGTTCATAGACAAATTTCGTTGGAACTTTTTGTCAAAGATGTACCTTTCTCTCAAGAATGTTGTCATGGGCCTATCCACTTCGCGACTGGAAAATATATACCAGGGCCACTTCATCAATGACCGCATGTTGTTCCGCCGTCCTATATTGAAGGGATCAGTGGCGCCGGAAGTgagtgggacaagtaggacatgtcctacgcatgaaaatacctgggaAGGATAGTTGAAGCATGAAGCATGTTCTACCCATGACTATGGTAAGAACATATCATATGGATAACTAAAAAAATACTATTATTACAATACTATTCCAATTtttaatgtgtgtgtgtgcttcatcctctatccctcacccatctGGGGGCGTTGgttaagtagtactacgaataatttgatcatatctcatgctccgtaatggtgccctttttgttatgaagactagcactacaaaaaggattcactacTGAAGAAAGATTTCTTCAGAgagtgtagggaatgggatgcACTAGTtcttcataacaggtacagcaaaacttcacaaggacgcccttattcgtactaactactcggggagtagaaggtcgagaagagccaccgttgcccactaaagcttgaaccggatatctgggactcccacaat comes from Armigeres subalbatus isolate Guangzhou_Male chromosome 2, GZ_Asu_2, whole genome shotgun sequence and encodes:
- the LOC134216716 gene encoding RIP-like protein, which codes for MNIVNSPPAYQTSVAQKSRAKIAAHHRFKYGSPKLVDMMREKCRLRIKEARSDHLLRKRNIVQEEKALLESIVRQELSELEQDIALQELIFQELIAETDEWLFEEYERSECYQIDEFGEEVVFCPFCQKDKLVQMGDSAAMRCSCGVMIKHSGGIEGIGMAVRNALQEHNTRCDSEMQFFLEPDDVDKSFGWLNALCPSCDYCRSLTN